ACTCTTTACTATTCATAGGTTTGATGCAATGTTTGTAAGTGGCCCTAATGGATTCCATTGTCAGCCATTTATGCACAAACTCCTCTGGCTTCAACCCAATCTTGTACATGACTGCAACGGCATACCTGCAAGGCATTCCTGAAGCAAAGTACAGTATTTTACTATGGCAATAATCAGGTGTACAATACATAGAGGTAATGAGTTGGAACATAGAATTACCAGTGAGTTGCCATACATTGCAGTT
The sequence above is drawn from the Arachis hypogaea cultivar Tifrunner chromosome 4, arahy.Tifrunner.gnm2.J5K5, whole genome shotgun sequence genome and encodes:
- the LOC140184072 gene encoding uncharacterized protein, coding for MATHKRKLEAYYGLLAPVQQKKLDEFIKSSANKWRAIWSGDSDIVLFEVHRGNHKMGVNIHQRTCNCNVWQLTGNSMFQLITSMYCTPDYCHSKILYFASGMPCRYAVAVMYKIGLKPEEFVHKWLTMESIRATYKHCIKPMNSKEY